The following nucleotide sequence is from Chryseobacterium sp. CY350.
CAGATTTTCCTGCAGATATTAAACCGGGAGCAACAGCGGCAAGAGATTACTTAAATATAATTAAACAAAACAATATTTTAGACTGGACGTTTTTCAGCCCCGCAATCGAAATGCATCAGGGAACAACAGGCGTGAGAACAGGGAAATACAGAACATCTTTAGAATCGCCTGTTTTTGATGAGAATGGAAGAAGTATTCTCTCTGTAGAAGATGTTGCTGTAGCTTTGGTAGACGAATTAGAACAAAACAACCATATTCGTGAGCGTTTTACAGCTGCTTACTAATTTTTTTCTTGATTTATATAAAGTTTCGGGGCACCAAAGGCCCCGAAACTATTTTTATTGATTAAAATGTTACAAATTCATAAACAACTTCGGATTTACCGGAGTATTGTTTTTGTGAACCTCATAATGCAAATGCGGACCTGTAGAACGACCGGAATTGCCTGATTTTGCGATTACTTGCCCCACTTTTACTTTATCATTTGTCTTTGCAACCAATTTTGATAAATGTCCGTAGAGTGTTGCCAAACCATTTCCGTGAGAAACGATCACACAATTTCCGTAACCTCCTTTTTGTCCTGAAAAGATAACGGTTCCCGCAGCGGTTGCGATAACATCTGATCCAAAAGGAACGGCGATGTCCAGACCTTTGTGATACTGCATTTGATCAGCTTCAGCAGGCGGATTGTTTTTCTCAACCGGAGTTTTTGATGCAACAGCAACAGCAGATTGAGGAGAAGTGGAAGGCACAGAAGCTACTGGTTCGGTTTTCGCTTTTGGCGTCACCATCACTTTTACTTCGCGCTTGTTACCGTAACTGTCGGTTAATTCAAGAATTTTCTCGTATGGTTCAGCTTTTACTTCAGGTTTCGGGCTGGCTGCAACTGTTGTCGGTTTTGCACTTGCGGTTGGTTTTACAGAAGCATATACCGTTTTGAACGGAATAGGATTTTTTCTGATTCCGAAATTTGATGAAATATAACCCTCAGTAGGCATTCCCAAAGGAACCTGCTGCAGTTTTTTCTGAAGATCCATCAAATATTGGCTATATCTGTTGGATTGTTTTGCAAGATAAATTGAGTTTGATATACTGTCGTTATCAAGAATCATCAATTTTTCGCTCTTAATGTCTTTAGATTTTAAAAACGAATTAAGCTGTCCTACCGTTTGGTCGACCAAACCCAGATCTGTTTTCATTTTCAAATAATCTACGCTGTCTTTTTCTGTATTTATTTTTACCAGATTGACTTCATAATTTTTATCATCTTTACCAGAATACAATTTAGCAATAAAAATACTTTGTGCAAAAACGATCATTAACAGTCCTGCTATCAGGATGTTTACTTTCTTTTTGCTTCCTAAAAATCTCTTCATTTTTCTTTCTTAGAATTAAATACCGTTTTAAGGGTGCAAATTTAGTTAAAAATAAATTTTAAGAATTATTTTAAGTTAAATTCTGAAATATTCTATATTTAACGGAATTTTTTTGATTTAATTGTGTGAGAATGTTAATTTTATAGGATTAAGGATTATGAGATTTATAACCTCTCTTATTTCTTTGTTTTAATATATTTGCAATTCAGACTTTAATTATGGCAAAAAAGAAATCAATTTCAGAATCTTCAAACCCGAAAAAGACTAAAAAGGATATTTCCGTAGGTGTCGTAGGAAGTGGAAGTTTTGCAACAGCGATCGTGAAAATGCTCGTAGAAAACT
It contains:
- a CDS encoding M23 family metallopeptidase, whose protein sequence is MKRFLGSKKKVNILIAGLLMIVFAQSIFIAKLYSGKDDKNYEVNLVKINTEKDSVDYLKMKTDLGLVDQTVGQLNSFLKSKDIKSEKLMILDNDSISNSIYLAKQSNRYSQYLMDLQKKLQQVPLGMPTEGYISSNFGIRKNPIPFKTVYASVKPTASAKPTTVAASPKPEVKAEPYEKILELTDSYGNKREVKVMVTPKAKTEPVASVPSTSPQSAVAVASKTPVEKNNPPAEADQMQYHKGLDIAVPFGSDVIATAAGTVIFSGQKGGYGNCVIVSHGNGLATLYGHLSKLVAKTNDKVKVGQVIAKSGNSGRSTGPHLHYEVHKNNTPVNPKLFMNL